The following coding sequences are from one Nicotiana tomentosiformis chromosome 3, ASM39032v3, whole genome shotgun sequence window:
- the LOC104086767 gene encoding uncharacterized protein produces the protein MYGGSGKLGRGGSGSGGRGGGVGKRNIQSTFQPPPLNRSTAATGGRLSLGGGGAAAPRNRNNNSATGPTSSNGAEETFSLVTGNPLNFAMIIRLAPDLVEEIKRVEAEGSTARIKFDTNANNSSGNVINVGSKDFRFTWSREPGDLCDIYEERRSGEDGNGLLVESGGAWRKLNVQRVLDESFKNHVKMRSEEAEKKLKSRKAIVLDHGNPSMKSQVKAMAAAEANPWRMGFKQKKEPPFKKRKAEPPPGGAYGSAYKSGSSATTHSKGKPSASPLSSPPELSGAPASPFDNANLLKGQIAVDDVIPAQTMAKATSSDKEIPSKVTTSSSHDKVGRKRHAGATSTDLRSMLISLLMENQSKGMSLKALEKAVGDTFPNSAKQIEPIIKKIAIYQAPGRYFLKPGVDIESFPKPAPESGSSPEDHCQPLSAPDKFDKLPAPEPVLPLKTDSSELEEGAVSDSKPQEASDAMEKIDILHHSPDRSVGLANSSSSSSSDSESESSDSGSDSGSQSRSRSPSKSVASGSSSDSDSDASSNSKEASDEDVDIMSDDDKETNHKPRASEQVQCGTLDFEPGQFKVGERDDLNVTDIVEIEKDLPHGDQVAEMAVIPGSGPMRDDEKPVEEIRPLSSDRHEDKQSQVQMGELHHEAHIVSYQKHHSEIESVDKDSFKHEPSGGRKSKSKRVRDEKRLVDKVDKNKRVKTQNVIQHQSSGHMNSNFVESSHLSPDKPSEGPYKGLNMQQMDRTSRKSASELLQPDRRSVDFTARGKAPTGSERPIKQGESSGHTTKYTERSLQMNEGLPSQRDKVSRESQDEYDFVSDKRERKIPKDGVGDQQRTSVDLNLNKYDSPLPRNSPKDKMCNTGKSSFMNGRGHMLQRELSDLELGELREPPPQETAGLNKQFERKSSFKGENRPTSSDYWNFESTKGRTTEKNVAEFRRSSPIQSSAVPSGAPNGFSKRRTPERHAEDFTRPHQKVSQPQPQQPHPRINQNDIGSQYNQPVEVHNGRQIEVEGRLGTGQEVHGDARRKFSAGAREQHDLKHGVLPASAKENKGQKSSLAAEVNDRHKDASLLVSSEGRQRMGESSPDEMSLYSKYEKEEAELKGPIENFAQYEEYVQEYREKYDSYCSINKTLESYRNEFMTLGKELEVSRGRDKQRFYDMLGQLKDSYRKCGPRHKRLKKIFIVLHEELKHLKQMIKDFAVSYARDR, from the exons ATGTACGGAGGTTCCGGAAAGCTCGGCCGTGGCGGCAGCGGCAGCGGCGGCCGTGGAGGTGGCGTTGGGAAGCGCAACATCCAGTCCACGTTCCAACCGCCGCCTCTCAACAGGTCAACCGCCGCGACTGGCGGTCGCCTGTCACTTGGCGGCGGTGGAGCTGCCGCACCTCGCAACCGCAACAACAACAGCGCGACGGGTCCCACTTCCTCTAATGGAGCGGAGGAGACTTTTAGCCTCGTCACTGGGAACCCTTTGAATTTTGCAATGATAATTCGGCTGGCGCCAGACTTGGTGGAAGAGATCAAGCGAGTAGAAGCTGAAGGTAGTACAGCTAGGATCAAATTTGATACCAATGCCAATAATTCCTCCGGAAAT GTCATTAATGTTGGTAGTAAAGACTTCAGATTCACATGGTCGCGGGAACCTGGAGATTTATGTGATATATATGAAGAACGTCGAAGTGGTGAAGATGGAAATGGTTTGCTTGTTGAGTCAGGTGGTGCTTGGCGAAAGTTGAATGTACAGCGCGTTCTGGATGAATCATTTAAAAACCATGTTAAAATGCGGTCAGAAGAAGCTGAGAAGAAGCTTAAATCACGCAA AGCCATTGTTTTGGACCATGGCAATCCATCCATGAAGAGTCAGGTGAAGGCAATGGCTGCAGCTGAAG CCAATCCATGGAGGATGGGTTTCAAGCAAAAGAAAGAGCCTCCTTTCAAAAAGCGAAAGGCAGAACCACCTCCAG GGGGGGCTTACGGATCTGCTTACAAATCTGGCTCCTCTGCAACAACTCATTCAAAGGGAAAGCCTTCTGCTTCACCTTTGTCTTCTCCCCCTGAACTATCTGGTGCTCCAGCATCTCCATTTGACAATGCCAATCTTTTGAAGGGCCAAATTGCTGTGGATGATGTGATACCAGCTCAAACCATGGCTAAGGCTACTAGCTCTGACAAAGAAATTCCTAGCAAGGTGACCACAAGTTCTTCACATGATAAAGTAGGGCGTAAAAGGCATGCAGGCGCTACGTCTACCGACCTGCGTAGCATGTTGATTTCTCTACTTATGGAGAACCAGTCCAAGGGGATGAGTCTTAAG GCACTGGAGAAAGCTGTTGGAGACACATTCCCGAACTCAGCCAAGCAAATTGAACCCATTATAAAAAAG ATTGCTATATATCAAGCTCCAGGAAGATACTTCTTGAAACCAGGAGTGGATATAGAAAGCTTCCCGAAACCTGCCCCTGAAAGTGGAAG TTCTCCTGAAGATCATTGTCAGCCATTATCTGCCCCCGATAAATTTGACAAACTACCTGCTCCAGAACCGGTCTTACCTTTAAAAACTGATAGCAGTGAGTTGGAAGAGGGGGCAGTGAGCGATTCTAAACCTCAAGAAGCATCTGATGCCATGGAAAAAATTGATATCCTCCATCATTCACCTGATCGAAGTGTAGGGCTGGCTAATAGCTCTAGCTCTAGCTCTAGTGATAGTGAAAGTGAGAGCAGCGACAGTGGAAGCGATAGTGGAAGTCAGAGTAGAAGCAGAAGCCCAAGTAAAAGTGTAGCCAGTGGGAGTAGCAGTGACAGTGACAGTGATGCTTCTTCTAATAGTAAGGAGGCATCTGATGAGGATGTTGATATCATGAGCGATGATGACAAAGAGACAAATCATAAACCGCGAGCTTCTGAACAGGTTCAATGCGGAACTTTGGATTTTGAGCCAGGTCAATTTAAGGTAGGTGAGAGGGACGATCTCAATGTTACGGATATTGTGGAAATTGAGAAGGACTTGCCTCACGGCGACCAAGTAGCTGAAATGGCTGTTATTCCTGGCTCAGGTCCTATGAGAGATGATGAAAAACCTGTAGAAGAAATCAGACCTTTATCGTCTGATAGGCATGAGGATAAACAAAGTCAGGTCCAAATGGGTGAGCTTCATCATGAAGCACACATTGTTAGTTACCAAAAGCATCATAGTGAAATTGAAAGTGTCGACAAGGATAGCTTCAAGCATGAGCCATCTGGGGGTAGGAAAAGTAAATCTAAACGAGTGCGTGATGAAAAACGTTTAGTTGATAAAGTTGACAAGAATAAGAGAGTAAAAACTCAGAATGTTATTCAGCATCAAAGTTCTGGTCATATGAACTCTAATTTTGTGGAGAGTTCACACTTATCTCCTGATAAGCCTTCAGAAGGGCCTTATAAGGGCCTTAATATGCAGCAGATGGATAGAACTTCCAGGAAGTCTGCTTCTGAACTTTTGCAGCCAGACCGGAGATCTGTTGATTTCACTGCAAGGGGCAAAGCTCCTACTGGTTCTGAGAGGCCAATAAAACAAGGTGAAAGCTCAGGGCATACCACTAAGTACACTGAAAGAAGCCTTCAAATGAATGAAGGGCTCCCCTCACAGAGAGACAAGGTTAGTAGAGAGTCACAAGATGAATACGACTTTGTTAGTgataaaagggaaagaaaaattCCAAAAGATGGTGTTGGGGACCAGCAAAGAACATCAGTCGATTTGAACCTCAATAAGTATGACAGCCCACTGCCACGAAATTCTCCAAAGGATAAAATGTGTAATACAGGGAAATCATCTTTCATGAATGGACGTGGACACATGCTTCAAAGAGAGCTTTCAGACTTGGAGTTAGGAGAACTTCGGGAGCCTCCGCCACAGGAAACAGCTGGGTTAAACAAGCAGTTTGAGAGGAAAAGTTCTTTTAAAGGAGAGAATAGACCAACAAGTTCAGATTATTGGAATTTTGAGTCAACTAAAGGAAGAACTACAGAGAAGAATGTAGCAGAGTTTAGAAGATCATCTCCTATCCAGTCAAGCGCTGTGCCTTCTGGGGCTCCAAATGGCTTTTCTAAGAGGAGGACCCCTGAACGTCATGCTGAAGATTTTACAAGACCTCACCAAAAGGTTTCACAACCTCAGCCTCAACAACCCCATCCTAGAATTAATCAGAATGATATTGGTTCCCAATATAATCAACCAGTGGAAGTGCATAATGGTCGGCAAATTGAAGTAGAAGGGAGATTAGGGACTGGTCAGGAGGTCCATGGTGACGCTCGCAGAAAATTTTCTGCTGGTGCACGAGAACAACATGACCTAAAACATGGTGTACTTCCAGCATCTGCCAAGGAGAACAAAGGGCAAAAGTCCAGTTTGGCTGCTGAGGTAAATGATAGGCATAAGGATGCTTCTTTACTCGTGAGCTCTGAAGGTCGTCAAAGGATGGGAGAGTCTTCTCCTGATGAGATGAGTTTGTACTCCAAGTATGAAAAGGAGGAAGCAGAGCTAAAGGGACCAATAGAGAATTTTGCCCA